TGGTCCTTGATAAACCTCAGGCTCATTGAACAAATCTCCAAAGCCATCAAAGTCCACTTCATCTTCTCTGCAGCCCACAACACTTGAAGAAGCCTGACATTCTACTTTAATTATCTCCCCATCAGTAAAATTCTCCTCTTTATATGGAAGCAGCAGAACTTCTGAGCTTCTAACTTCTAATGGGACCTCATCTTCCCAAGGATTCACGGAAGAAGAACCTGGTTTTAGATGTGGTTCCCACTCAACAGAACATACCTGACTATTCTCCATTAAATCATTATTCCTAATCATATTTTCCGAATACTGACTAGTTGAAACATCATCATTTTGTGAAGGTAGAATAGTTTCAGTTTCAAGATAATCCATCCAGGTGAAGTCCTCAAATGAAGCTGCTGTTTGCTCCAGTGTAGCCTTGACAACTTCCACAGTTTCAGTATTTTGAGCAGCTGATGCTCTCTGTGAGACTAGCTCACTTTTATCAGGCTCTGTAATTAAGCATACACACTCTGAACCTGCGGCATCACCTGAAGAAGTCCCCACGTTTTCTGCGTGAGGTACAGTTGCATGTGTTTGGTTAGAATACTCGTTGCTAGTTGAGGGGTTTGAACTTTGTGCTGACACATAATCTGTGTCTTTGTTTACTTTTCCTCGAACCTTTCCCCCTCTCTTCGGTGGCAGCTTTGTTTTCTTTGGTCTAGAAACTGGTTGGATCTTTTTAGTTGGAGGTTTCTTGGTTGGAACTGGTAGAGAGATATCTAAAAATGGCTCATACACAGTTGAGGAGTGCCCACATTCAATACAAGAAATAGTATTAGAAATGCGACCCCCAAATAGAGAATCCACAAAGGTAGGACCAGGTCTCAAGGAAATTCCATCATCCTTtgaacttatttgttttttcaCAGCCAACTCTTCGGAGGACAACCCATCAAGTAAACAATGCAACAATTCATGACTGTCTTGCTGCTGGTATCCCCTAAACTGAGGAGCTTTCAAACAGATACACCCGAAAAGGGATCTTGGATGGATCACATTCTTTATACCAGTCTCTGGTTTTGTTTCATTATAGAGCTTTTTCAAAGCAATAGTGAGTGGCCCAAAAGACGCGTCTTGATTGAAGAAGAAATCTCGCAACTTATTCATACCTAATAGATTCTGCATCACTGAATTAAAGAAGCAGGTATTCCCAAGATTAACCAGGCCTCTTACCATGTAACCATCTCTTCCCTCTAAGCTGCTTGATGTAGAGCTTTCTGCTTTGATTTCACTTGCAACACTAGCACTTCCAAACCAAACATCTTCAACGTTCACCGGAGACTTCTCCAATGATCGTGACTTGATTAATTttacaacatcaaataatgcatcctttttttcaccattttcttctGTTATCTCAAATGGAAGTAGTGTATTACATTGGAAGCACCAACGAAGATGAGGGTTTTCCCATTGGATCACCAATGGGTGACGGGTTTGTCTAGCATGCCTAACTGCATGGCTTTGGGGAACTGTTGGCAAACCAATCCCTCCACAGGCATAATGCCCACAATCTAAACAAACCCAAATGGCTTTTGACTCACATTTTGAATCAACTGAAGCTTTCTTCTTGCCTTGTTTACCTTTCCCCTTCGCTTCGCGGCAATCCTCACACCGTATAGGACATGAAGACCCAAGTTTCTCAGAAAAATTGTCTATATTAAAACCCTTGTCAAGGTGGGCACATGGTTTTCTCTCTATCAGTATTGGTCCATTTTCAATGTTACCAACACTGGGATTGATTTGTTCAGGTGAATTTTTAGGAGAATGGGCTGTAACTCTCTTCTCCTTCTGCAGTGAACGGCTCTTTTTCTTCACTCTTTTCCCCATTGGTCCCTACAAGATACACAAAAACCATTGAATACTACAAAATAAACGCAAGAACAAAAGCAAAGGCAATAAAGAATCAACTAGAAATCAACCAACATATGCACTAATCACAAATAACTCTCTACAGCAAACATGTGTCTGAAAAAGGAAAGAGGGGAAGTAACTACATAGCTAAAACCAACAATAGGAGCAAGTAGCCAAATATTCGAAATAATCAAAAACCAACTCAAACAGGAGCTGCGGGCATATAAGAAATAAGAAGCAGCAATAcggagaaaaagagagagaagcaATCCAAACTCACTACCCACAAACACACAGTCATCAATACTCGGGAAGATTTTctgataacaaaaataaaatggggTTCTACATAGGACCCATATAACGATTTAGATTCGAAAGTACAAACAAGTGCTTCAAAGCAATCTAGGAAATGAAGCAAAAGCACATATCAAGCATCAACCATAAATTGAAAACAAAGAAAGTGCATCACTACGATGAATTAAAAATCTTGATTACCTCTAAATCTGGAGGAATAAGATGACCAGATAGTGGttagagaaaaaaatttaaaaagtaaaaaaaaaaaaaaaaaaggaatcaaGAGGAAGTATTTACATGGGCTACAAAAGATCAAGATTAGAAGATTTGGGGAACAGAGATTAGGATCCAAGAAGCAGCGttagagtgagagagagagggCAAAGGAAGGGCGATAGAGTAATGCGTGGAGGCTTTAATTGGTTTGGCGCACCACCCATTCCCCGACACTATACTGCACAGGGACAAGATGAGTGGTAGCGCTGGTGAAAAACGGCGGTAACCGGTGAAACGAAGACATAGGGTTTAGGGAATAAtgggttaaattttaattattttattcgttttcaaattatcataattattattattaagtttaCATATAAATGCCAATACCCATTTAAGGCAAGATATTTCAAATTTCATTGTCTTAAAGGCAAATTACAAAAAAGTTAGAAATTAAATTCcagattttatttgaataatttattatataaatcctACTAATATGACGAAATTCTACATATATATACActaaatattcttttaaaagtaattttaaaatatttttatttttaaataatttaaatgtgtGAATGGGATAGTATTaaagttttttattaaattttaaaaatgtaaatatGTATTTTCATCTACTTCCTAACCTAAACCACTTGAAATCCTGCTACAGCTCCATGACAAGctaaagtttttaaaattaggAGATATTTTGGGCTGGAATTCGTTTACAGACGCAACATAAGGGAATTTCTAATGCTCGCTCAAAGcaaatatcaaattaaatttaatgacatGATCCTTGAGAGAGCTCTAAAATCTCAATttctttatttgaaataaaaaattttataaaaaattaattaaaaatatttttttattaatttttctatttataaaattttttattaatttttctattataataaattataatattacaaGGAATTGCCCTTTGTATGTGTATGTTAGCTTTTTGTTTTTTACAtatcaaaaaaacaaaaagatattttttataaaaataattataatttaaataattataactcaa
The genomic region above belongs to Manihot esculenta cultivar AM560-2 chromosome 3, M.esculenta_v8, whole genome shotgun sequence and contains:
- the LOC110611868 gene encoding ubiquitin carboxyl-terminal hydrolase 2 isoform X2 → MGKRVKKKSRSLQKEKRVTAHSPKNSPEQINPSVGNIENGPILIERKPCAHLDKGFNIDNFSEKLGSSCPIRCEDCREAKGKGKQGKKKASVDSKCESKAIWVCLDCGHYACGGIGLPTVPQSHAVRHARQTRHPLVIQWENPHLRWCFQCNTLLPFEITEENGEKKDALFDVVKLIKSRSLEKSPVNVEDVWFGSASVASEIKAESSTSSSLEGRDGYMVRGLVNLGNTCFFNSVMQNLLGMNKLRDFFFNQDASFGPLTIALKKLYNETKPETGIKNVIHPRSLFGCICLKAPQFRGYQQQDSHELLHCLLDGLSSEELAVKKQISSKDDGISLRPGPTFVDSLFGGRISNTISCIECGHSSTVYEPFLDISLPVPTKKPPTKKIQPVSRPKKTKLPPKRGGKVRGKVNKDTDYVSAQSSNPSTSNEYSNQTHATVPHAENVGTSSGDAAGSECVCLITEPDKSELVSQRASAAQNTETVEVVKATLEQTAASFEDFTWMDYLETETILPSQNDDVSTSQYSENMIRNNDLMENSQVCSVEWEPHLKPGSSSVNPWEDEVPLEVRSSEVLLLPYKEENFTDGEIIKVECQASSSVVGCREDEVDFDGFGDLFNEPEVYQGPVAGPSLANETAGNGFTAANSSESDPDEVDNSDSPVSVESCLAHFIKPELLSDDNAWECDNCSKTLQNLEAKEKQGESLVLDNGKFDFSNKSCIETEISQTNKLKQIVSQNDEEKGEMTAANVEQSHYSAHYNSCSQESFTCPAADSSGVDEPSSTGYANAKDQLGNPQTSGNYRDGEEEDEEGISRKVKVKRDATKRVLIDKAPPILTIHLKRFSQDARGRLSKLNGHVNFGDVLDLTPYMDPRCADRGKHVYRLLGVVEHSGTMRGGHYVAYVRGGERSQGKAENENGGSVWYHASDVYVREVSLEEVLHCEAYILFYEKV
- the LOC110611868 gene encoding ubiquitin carboxyl-terminal hydrolase 2 isoform X1, which encodes MGKRVKKKSRSLQKEKRVTAHSPKNSPEQINPSVGNIENGPILIERKPCAHLDKGFNIDNFSEKLGSSCPIRCEDCREAKGKGKQGKKKASVDSKCESKAIWVCLDCGHYACGGIGLPTVPQSHAVRHARQTRHPLVIQWENPHLRWCFQCNTLLPFEITEENGEKKDALFDVVKLIKSRSLEKSPVNVEDVWFGSASVASEIKAESSTSSSLEGRDGYMVRGLVNLGNTCFFNSVMQNLLGMNKLRDFFFNQDASFGPLTIALKKLYNETKPETGIKNVIHPRSLFGCICLKAPQFRGYQQQDSHELLHCLLDGLSSEELAVKKQISSKDDGISLRPGPTFVDSLFGGRISNTISCIECGHSSTVYEPFLDISLPVPTKKPPTKKIQPVSRPKKTKLPPKRGGKVRGKVNKDTDYVSAQSSNPSTSNEYSNQTHATVPHAENVGTSSGDAAGSECVCLITEPDKSELVSQRASAAQNTETVEVVKATLEQTAASFEDFTWMDYLETETILPSQNDDVSTSQYSENMIRNNDLMENSQVCSVEWEPHLKPGSSSVNPWEDEVPLEVRSSEVLLLPYKEENFTDGEIIKVECQASSSVVGCREDEVDFDGFGDLFNEPEVYQGPVAGPSLANETAGNGFTAANSSESDPDEVDNSDSPVSVESCLAHFIKPELLSDDNAWECDNCSKTLQNLEAKEKQGKTSLQTMINGGETQFQSHPPNLDNGILCTMEVRNLHNGDINTDAFINSTGESLVLDNGKFDFSNKSCIETEISQTNKLKQIVSQNDEEKGEMTAANVEQSHYSAHYNSCSQESFTCPAADSSGVDEPSSTGYANAKDQLGNPQTSGNYRDGEEEDEEGISRKVKVKRDATKRVLIDKAPPILTIHLKRFSQDARGRLSKLNGHVNFGDVLDLTPYMDPRCADRGKHVYRLLGVVEHSGTMRGGHYVAYVRGGERSQGKAENENGGSVWYHASDVYVREVSLEEVLHCEAYILFYEKV